Proteins found in one Phocoena sinus isolate mPhoSin1 chromosome 5, mPhoSin1.pri, whole genome shotgun sequence genomic segment:
- the PCDH18 gene encoding protocadherin-18 isoform X6 yields the protein MYQMNAKMHFRFVFALLVVSFNSDVLGKNLKYRIYEEQRVGSVIARLSEDVADVLVKLPNPSTVRFRAMQRGNSPLLVVNEDSGEISIGAKIDREQLCQKNLNCSIEFDVITLPTEHLQLFHIEVEVLDINDNSPQFSRPLIPIEISESAAVGTRIPLDSAFDPDVGENSLHTYSLSANDFFNIEVQTRTDGAKYAELIVVRELDRELKSSYELQLTASDMGVPQRSGSSILKISISDSNDNSPAFEQQSYIIQLLENSPIGTLLLDLNATDPDEGANGKIVYSFSSHVSPKIIETFKIDSERGHLTLFKPVDYEITKSYEIDVQAQDLGPNSIPAHCKIIIKVVDVNDNKPEININLMSPGKEEISYIFEGDPIDTFVALVRVQDKDSGLNGEIVCRLHGHGHFKLQKTYENNYLILTNATLDREKRSEYSLTVIAEDKGTPSLSTVKHFTVQINDVNDNPPHFQRSRYEFAISENNSPGAYITTVTATDPDLGENGQVTYTILESFILGSSITTYVTIDPSNGAIYALRIFDHEEVSQITFVVEARDGGSPKQLVSNTTVVLTIIDENDNIPVVIGPALRNNTAEISIPKGAESGFHVTRIRAMDRDSGVNAELSCSIVAGNEENIFVVDPRSCDIHTNVSMESVPYTEWELSVVIQDKGNPQLHTKVLLKCMIFEYAESVTSTAMTSVSQASLDVSMIIIISLGAICAVLLVIMVLFATRCNREKKDTRSYNCRVAESTYQHHPKRPSRQIHKGDITLVPTVNGTLPIRSHHRPSPSSSPTLERGQMGSRQSHNSHQSLNSLVTISSNHVPENFSLELTHATPAVEQVSQLLSMLHQGQYQPRPSFRGNKYSRSYRYALQDMDKFSLKDSGRGDSEAGDSDYDLGRDSPIDRLLGEGFSDLFLTDGRIPAVQL from the exons ATGTACCAAATGAATGCTAAAATGCACTTTAGATTTGTTTTTGCACTCCTGGTGGTATCTTTCAACTCCGATGTACTGGGCAAGAATTTGAAATACAGGATTTACGAGGAGCAGAGGGTTGGATCGGTAATTGCAAGACTATCAGAGGATGTGGCTGATGTTTTAGTTAAGCTACCTAATCCTTCTACCGTTCGCTTCCGAGCCATGCAAAGGGGAAATTCTCCTCTACTCGTGGTCAACGAAGATAGCGGGGAAATCAGCATAGGGGCAAAAATTGACCGCGAACAACTATGCCAGAAAAACTTGAACTGTTCCATAGAGTTTGATGTGATCACTCTACCCACTGAGCATCTGCAGCTTTTCCATATTGAAGTTGAAGTGCTGGATATTAATGACAATTCTCCCCAGTTTTCAAGACCTCTCATACCGATTGAGATATCAGAGAGTGCAGCAGTTGGGACTCGTATCCCTTTGGACAGTGCATTTGATCCGGATGTTGGGGAAAACTCCCTCCACACGTACTCTCTCTCTGCCAATGATTTCTTTAATATAGAGGTTCAGACTAGGACGGATGGAGCGAAGTATGCAGAACTCATAGTGGTTAGAGAGCTGGATCGGGAGCTGAAGTCGAGCTATGAGCTTCAGCTCACCGCCTCGGACATGGGGGTGCCTCAGAGGTCTGGCTCATCCATACTAAAAATCAGCATTTCAGACTCTAATGACAACAGCCCCGCTTTTGAGCAGCAGTCTTATATAATACAGCTCTTAGAAAACTCCCCCATTGGCACTTTGCTGCTAGATCTGAATGCCACTGATCCAGATGAGGGCGCTAATGGGAAAATTGTCTATTCCTTCAGCAGTCATGTGTCTCCCAAAATTATAGAGACTTTTAAGATTGATTCAGAAAGAGGACATTTGACTCTTTTCAAGCCAGTGGATTATGAAATCACCAAATCCTATGAGATCGATGTTCAGGCTCAGGATTTGGGTCCAAATTCAATCCCAGCTCATTGCAAAATTATAATTAAGGTTGTGGATGTTAATGACAATaaacctgaaattaacataaacCTCATGTCccctggaaaagaagaaatatcttatatttttgaAGGGGATCCTATTGACACATTTGTTGCCTTGGTCAGGGTTCAGGACAAGGATTCTGGGCTGAATGGAGAAATAGTTTGTAGGCTTCATGGACATGGTCACTTTAAACTTCAGAAGACTtatgaaaacaattatttaatcTTGACAAATGCCACGCTGGATAGAGAAAAGAGGTCTGAATACAGTTTGACTGTAATCGCTGAGGACAAGGGGACACCCAGTCTCTCAACAGTAAAACATTTTACTGTTCAAATCAATGATGTAAATGACAATCCACCCCACTTCCAGAGAAGTCGATACGAATTTGCAATCTCAGAGAATAACTCGCCAGGGGCATATATCACCACTGTTACAGCCACAGAtcctgatcttggagaaaatGGGCAAGTTACATATACCATTTTGGAGAGTTTTATCCTGGGAAGTTCCATAACTACATATGTAACCATTGACCCATCTAATGGCGCCATCTATGCCCTCAGAATCTTTGATCACGAGGAAGTGAGTCAGATCACTTTTGTGGTCGAAGCAAGAGATGGTGGAAGTCCAAAGCAACTCGTAAGCAATACCACAGTTGTGCTCACCATCATTGACGAAAATGACAACATCCCTGTGGTTATAGGACCGGCACTGCGCAATAATACCGCAGAAATCTCCATCCCCAAAGGGGCTGAAAGCGGCTTTCATGTCACAAGAATAAGGGCAATGGACAGAGACTCTGGTGTGAATGCTGAACTCAGCTGCTCCATAGTAGCAGGTAATGAGGAGAATATCTTTGTAGTTGATCCACGATCATGTGACATCCATACCAACGTCAGCATGGAATCTGTTCCCTACACAGAATGGGAGCTCTCAGTTGTCATCCAGGACAAAGGCAATCCTCAGCTGCATACCAAAGTCCTTCTGAAGTGTATGATCTTTGAATATGCAGAGTCAGTGACAAGTACAGCAATGACCTCAGTAAGCCAGGCATCCTTGGATGTCTCCATGattataattatttccttaggagcAATTTGTGCAGTGTTGTTGGTTATTATGGTGCTGTTTGCAACTAGGTGTAACCGAGAAAAGAAAGACACTAGATCCTACAACTGCAGGGTAGCGGAATCAACTTACCAGCATCACCCAAAAAGACCCTCCAGGCAGATCCACAAAGGGGACATCACATTGGTGCCTACCGTCAACGGCACTCTGCCCATCAGATCTCATCACAGACCGTCTCCTTCTTCATCTCCTACCTTAGAAAGAGGGCAAATGGGCAGCCGGCAGAGTCACAACAGTCACCAGTCCCTCAACAGTTTGGTGACAATCTCATCGAACCACGTGCCAGAGAATTTCTCATTAGAACTCACCCATGCCACCCCTGCTGTTGAG CAGGTCTCCCAGCTTCTTTCAATGCTTCACCAGGGACAATATCAACCAAGGCCAAGTTTTCGAGGAAACAAATATTCCAGGAGCTATAG ATATGCCCTTCAAGACATGGACAAATTTAGCTTGAAAGACAGTGGCCGTGGTGACAGTGAAGCAGGAGACAGTGATTATGATTTGGGGCGAGATTCTCCAATAGACAGGTTGCTGGGCGAAGGATTCAGCGACCTGTTTCTTACAGATGGAAGAATTCCAGCAG
- the PCDH18 gene encoding protocadherin-18 isoform X4, producing the protein MYQMNAKMHFRFVFALLVVSFNSDVLGKNLKYRIYEEQRVGSVIARLSEDVADVLVKLPNPSTVRFRAMQRGNSPLLVVNEDSGEISIGAKIDREQLCQKNLNCSIEFDVITLPTEHLQLFHIEVEVLDINDNSPQFSRPLIPIEISESAAVGTRIPLDSAFDPDVGENSLHTYSLSANDFFNIEVQTRTDGAKYAELIVVRELDRELKSSYELQLTASDMGVPQRSGSSILKISISDSNDNSPAFEQQSYIIQLLENSPIGTLLLDLNATDPDEGANGKIVYSFSSHVSPKIIETFKIDSERGHLTLFKPVDYEITKSYEIDVQAQDLGPNSIPAHCKIIIKVVDVNDNKPEININLMSPGKEEISYIFEGDPIDTFVALVRVQDKDSGLNGEIVCRLHGHGHFKLQKTYENNYLILTNATLDREKRSEYSLTVIAEDKGTPSLSTVKHFTVQINDVNDNPPHFQRSRYEFAISENNSPGAYITTVTATDPDLGENGQVTYTILESFILGSSITTYVTIDPSNGAIYALRIFDHEEVSQITFVVEARDGGSPKQLVSNTTVVLTIIDENDNIPVVIGPALRNNTAEISIPKGAESGFHVTRIRAMDRDSGVNAELSCSIVAGNEENIFVVDPRSCDIHTNVSMESVPYTEWELSVVIQDKGNPQLHTKVLLKCMIFEYAESVTSTAMTSVSQASLDVSMIIIISLGAICAVLLVIMVLFATRCNREKKDTRSYNCRVAESTYQHHPKRPSRQIHKGDITLVPTVNGTLPIRSHHRPSPSSSPTLERGQMGSRQSHNSHQSLNSLVTISSNHVPENFSLELTHATPAVEVSQLLSMLHQGQYQPRPSFRGNKYSRSYRYALQDMDKFSLKDSGRGDSEAGDSDYDLGRDSPIDRLLGEGFSDLFLTDGRIPAGVTCSFRGKNSQHSPSSNIRIRVSRMTPSR; encoded by the exons ATGTACCAAATGAATGCTAAAATGCACTTTAGATTTGTTTTTGCACTCCTGGTGGTATCTTTCAACTCCGATGTACTGGGCAAGAATTTGAAATACAGGATTTACGAGGAGCAGAGGGTTGGATCGGTAATTGCAAGACTATCAGAGGATGTGGCTGATGTTTTAGTTAAGCTACCTAATCCTTCTACCGTTCGCTTCCGAGCCATGCAAAGGGGAAATTCTCCTCTACTCGTGGTCAACGAAGATAGCGGGGAAATCAGCATAGGGGCAAAAATTGACCGCGAACAACTATGCCAGAAAAACTTGAACTGTTCCATAGAGTTTGATGTGATCACTCTACCCACTGAGCATCTGCAGCTTTTCCATATTGAAGTTGAAGTGCTGGATATTAATGACAATTCTCCCCAGTTTTCAAGACCTCTCATACCGATTGAGATATCAGAGAGTGCAGCAGTTGGGACTCGTATCCCTTTGGACAGTGCATTTGATCCGGATGTTGGGGAAAACTCCCTCCACACGTACTCTCTCTCTGCCAATGATTTCTTTAATATAGAGGTTCAGACTAGGACGGATGGAGCGAAGTATGCAGAACTCATAGTGGTTAGAGAGCTGGATCGGGAGCTGAAGTCGAGCTATGAGCTTCAGCTCACCGCCTCGGACATGGGGGTGCCTCAGAGGTCTGGCTCATCCATACTAAAAATCAGCATTTCAGACTCTAATGACAACAGCCCCGCTTTTGAGCAGCAGTCTTATATAATACAGCTCTTAGAAAACTCCCCCATTGGCACTTTGCTGCTAGATCTGAATGCCACTGATCCAGATGAGGGCGCTAATGGGAAAATTGTCTATTCCTTCAGCAGTCATGTGTCTCCCAAAATTATAGAGACTTTTAAGATTGATTCAGAAAGAGGACATTTGACTCTTTTCAAGCCAGTGGATTATGAAATCACCAAATCCTATGAGATCGATGTTCAGGCTCAGGATTTGGGTCCAAATTCAATCCCAGCTCATTGCAAAATTATAATTAAGGTTGTGGATGTTAATGACAATaaacctgaaattaacataaacCTCATGTCccctggaaaagaagaaatatcttatatttttgaAGGGGATCCTATTGACACATTTGTTGCCTTGGTCAGGGTTCAGGACAAGGATTCTGGGCTGAATGGAGAAATAGTTTGTAGGCTTCATGGACATGGTCACTTTAAACTTCAGAAGACTtatgaaaacaattatttaatcTTGACAAATGCCACGCTGGATAGAGAAAAGAGGTCTGAATACAGTTTGACTGTAATCGCTGAGGACAAGGGGACACCCAGTCTCTCAACAGTAAAACATTTTACTGTTCAAATCAATGATGTAAATGACAATCCACCCCACTTCCAGAGAAGTCGATACGAATTTGCAATCTCAGAGAATAACTCGCCAGGGGCATATATCACCACTGTTACAGCCACAGAtcctgatcttggagaaaatGGGCAAGTTACATATACCATTTTGGAGAGTTTTATCCTGGGAAGTTCCATAACTACATATGTAACCATTGACCCATCTAATGGCGCCATCTATGCCCTCAGAATCTTTGATCACGAGGAAGTGAGTCAGATCACTTTTGTGGTCGAAGCAAGAGATGGTGGAAGTCCAAAGCAACTCGTAAGCAATACCACAGTTGTGCTCACCATCATTGACGAAAATGACAACATCCCTGTGGTTATAGGACCGGCACTGCGCAATAATACCGCAGAAATCTCCATCCCCAAAGGGGCTGAAAGCGGCTTTCATGTCACAAGAATAAGGGCAATGGACAGAGACTCTGGTGTGAATGCTGAACTCAGCTGCTCCATAGTAGCAGGTAATGAGGAGAATATCTTTGTAGTTGATCCACGATCATGTGACATCCATACCAACGTCAGCATGGAATCTGTTCCCTACACAGAATGGGAGCTCTCAGTTGTCATCCAGGACAAAGGCAATCCTCAGCTGCATACCAAAGTCCTTCTGAAGTGTATGATCTTTGAATATGCAGAGTCAGTGACAAGTACAGCAATGACCTCAGTAAGCCAGGCATCCTTGGATGTCTCCATGattataattatttccttaggagcAATTTGTGCAGTGTTGTTGGTTATTATGGTGCTGTTTGCAACTAGGTGTAACCGAGAAAAGAAAGACACTAGATCCTACAACTGCAGGGTAGCGGAATCAACTTACCAGCATCACCCAAAAAGACCCTCCAGGCAGATCCACAAAGGGGACATCACATTGGTGCCTACCGTCAACGGCACTCTGCCCATCAGATCTCATCACAGACCGTCTCCTTCTTCATCTCCTACCTTAGAAAGAGGGCAAATGGGCAGCCGGCAGAGTCACAACAGTCACCAGTCCCTCAACAGTTTGGTGACAATCTCATCGAACCACGTGCCAGAGAATTTCTCATTAGAACTCACCCATGCCACCCCTGCTGTTGAG GTCTCCCAGCTTCTTTCAATGCTTCACCAGGGACAATATCAACCAAGGCCAAGTTTTCGAGGAAACAAATATTCCAGGAGCTATAG ATATGCCCTTCAAGACATGGACAAATTTAGCTTGAAAGACAGTGGCCGTGGTGACAGTGAAGCAGGAGACAGTGATTATGATTTGGGGCGAGATTCTCCAATAGACAGGTTGCTGGGCGAAGGATTCAGCGACCTGTTTCTTACAGATGGAAGAATTCCAGCAG
- the PCDH18 gene encoding protocadherin-18 isoform X5 — MYQMNAKMHFRFVFALLVVSFNSDVLGKNLKYRIYEEQRVGSVIARLSEDVADVLVKLPNPSTVRFRAMQRGNSPLLVVNEDSGEISIGAKIDREQLCQKNLNCSIEFDVITLPTEHLQLFHIEVEVLDINDNSPQFSRPLIPIEISESAAVGTRIPLDSAFDPDVGENSLHTYSLSANDFFNIEVQTRTDGAKYAELIVVRELDRELKSSYELQLTASDMGVPQRSGSSILKISISDSNDNSPAFEQQSYIIQLLENSPIGTLLLDLNATDPDEGANGKIVYSFSSHVSPKIIETFKIDSERGHLTLFKPVDYEITKSYEIDVQAQDLGPNSIPAHCKIIIKVVDVNDNKPEININLMSPGKEEISYIFEGDPIDTFVALVRVQDKDSGLNGEIVCRLHGHGHFKLQKTYENNYLILTNATLDREKRSEYSLTVIAEDKGTPSLSTVKHFTVQINDVNDNPPHFQRSRYEFAISENNSPGAYITTVTATDPDLGENGQVTYTILESFILGSSITTYVTIDPSNGAIYALRIFDHEEVSQITFVVEARDGGSPKQLVSNTTVVLTIIDENDNIPVVIGPALRNNTAEISIPKGAESGFHVTRIRAMDRDSGVNAELSCSIVAGNEENIFVVDPRSCDIHTNVSMESVPYTEWELSVVIQDKGNPQLHTKVLLKCMIFEYAESVTSTAMTSVSQASLDVSMIIIISLGAICAVLLVIMVLFATRCNREKKDTRSYNCRVAESTYQHHPKRPSRQIHKGDITLVPTVNGTLPIRSHHRPSPSSSPTLERGQMGSRQSHNSHQSLNSLVTISSNHVPENFSLELTHATPAVEQVSQLLSMLHQGQYQPRPSFRGNKYSRSYRYALQDMDKFSLKDSGRGDSEAGDSDYDLGRDSPIDRLLGEGFSDLFLTDGRIPADLKTEAYKG, encoded by the exons ATGTACCAAATGAATGCTAAAATGCACTTTAGATTTGTTTTTGCACTCCTGGTGGTATCTTTCAACTCCGATGTACTGGGCAAGAATTTGAAATACAGGATTTACGAGGAGCAGAGGGTTGGATCGGTAATTGCAAGACTATCAGAGGATGTGGCTGATGTTTTAGTTAAGCTACCTAATCCTTCTACCGTTCGCTTCCGAGCCATGCAAAGGGGAAATTCTCCTCTACTCGTGGTCAACGAAGATAGCGGGGAAATCAGCATAGGGGCAAAAATTGACCGCGAACAACTATGCCAGAAAAACTTGAACTGTTCCATAGAGTTTGATGTGATCACTCTACCCACTGAGCATCTGCAGCTTTTCCATATTGAAGTTGAAGTGCTGGATATTAATGACAATTCTCCCCAGTTTTCAAGACCTCTCATACCGATTGAGATATCAGAGAGTGCAGCAGTTGGGACTCGTATCCCTTTGGACAGTGCATTTGATCCGGATGTTGGGGAAAACTCCCTCCACACGTACTCTCTCTCTGCCAATGATTTCTTTAATATAGAGGTTCAGACTAGGACGGATGGAGCGAAGTATGCAGAACTCATAGTGGTTAGAGAGCTGGATCGGGAGCTGAAGTCGAGCTATGAGCTTCAGCTCACCGCCTCGGACATGGGGGTGCCTCAGAGGTCTGGCTCATCCATACTAAAAATCAGCATTTCAGACTCTAATGACAACAGCCCCGCTTTTGAGCAGCAGTCTTATATAATACAGCTCTTAGAAAACTCCCCCATTGGCACTTTGCTGCTAGATCTGAATGCCACTGATCCAGATGAGGGCGCTAATGGGAAAATTGTCTATTCCTTCAGCAGTCATGTGTCTCCCAAAATTATAGAGACTTTTAAGATTGATTCAGAAAGAGGACATTTGACTCTTTTCAAGCCAGTGGATTATGAAATCACCAAATCCTATGAGATCGATGTTCAGGCTCAGGATTTGGGTCCAAATTCAATCCCAGCTCATTGCAAAATTATAATTAAGGTTGTGGATGTTAATGACAATaaacctgaaattaacataaacCTCATGTCccctggaaaagaagaaatatcttatatttttgaAGGGGATCCTATTGACACATTTGTTGCCTTGGTCAGGGTTCAGGACAAGGATTCTGGGCTGAATGGAGAAATAGTTTGTAGGCTTCATGGACATGGTCACTTTAAACTTCAGAAGACTtatgaaaacaattatttaatcTTGACAAATGCCACGCTGGATAGAGAAAAGAGGTCTGAATACAGTTTGACTGTAATCGCTGAGGACAAGGGGACACCCAGTCTCTCAACAGTAAAACATTTTACTGTTCAAATCAATGATGTAAATGACAATCCACCCCACTTCCAGAGAAGTCGATACGAATTTGCAATCTCAGAGAATAACTCGCCAGGGGCATATATCACCACTGTTACAGCCACAGAtcctgatcttggagaaaatGGGCAAGTTACATATACCATTTTGGAGAGTTTTATCCTGGGAAGTTCCATAACTACATATGTAACCATTGACCCATCTAATGGCGCCATCTATGCCCTCAGAATCTTTGATCACGAGGAAGTGAGTCAGATCACTTTTGTGGTCGAAGCAAGAGATGGTGGAAGTCCAAAGCAACTCGTAAGCAATACCACAGTTGTGCTCACCATCATTGACGAAAATGACAACATCCCTGTGGTTATAGGACCGGCACTGCGCAATAATACCGCAGAAATCTCCATCCCCAAAGGGGCTGAAAGCGGCTTTCATGTCACAAGAATAAGGGCAATGGACAGAGACTCTGGTGTGAATGCTGAACTCAGCTGCTCCATAGTAGCAGGTAATGAGGAGAATATCTTTGTAGTTGATCCACGATCATGTGACATCCATACCAACGTCAGCATGGAATCTGTTCCCTACACAGAATGGGAGCTCTCAGTTGTCATCCAGGACAAAGGCAATCCTCAGCTGCATACCAAAGTCCTTCTGAAGTGTATGATCTTTGAATATGCAGAGTCAGTGACAAGTACAGCAATGACCTCAGTAAGCCAGGCATCCTTGGATGTCTCCATGattataattatttccttaggagcAATTTGTGCAGTGTTGTTGGTTATTATGGTGCTGTTTGCAACTAGGTGTAACCGAGAAAAGAAAGACACTAGATCCTACAACTGCAGGGTAGCGGAATCAACTTACCAGCATCACCCAAAAAGACCCTCCAGGCAGATCCACAAAGGGGACATCACATTGGTGCCTACCGTCAACGGCACTCTGCCCATCAGATCTCATCACAGACCGTCTCCTTCTTCATCTCCTACCTTAGAAAGAGGGCAAATGGGCAGCCGGCAGAGTCACAACAGTCACCAGTCCCTCAACAGTTTGGTGACAATCTCATCGAACCACGTGCCAGAGAATTTCTCATTAGAACTCACCCATGCCACCCCTGCTGTTGAG CAGGTCTCCCAGCTTCTTTCAATGCTTCACCAGGGACAATATCAACCAAGGCCAAGTTTTCGAGGAAACAAATATTCCAGGAGCTATAG ATATGCCCTTCAAGACATGGACAAATTTAGCTTGAAAGACAGTGGCCGTGGTGACAGTGAAGCAGGAGACAGTGATTATGATTTGGGGCGAGATTCTCCAATAGACAGGTTGCTGGGCGAAGGATTCAGCGACCTGTTTCTTACAGATGGAAGAATTCCAGCAG atttgaaaactgaagcttataaaggttaa
- the PCDH18 gene encoding protocadherin-18 isoform X3, whose product MYQMNAKMHFRFVFALLVVSFNSDVLGKNLKYRIYEEQRVGSVIARLSEDVADVLVKLPNPSTVRFRAMQRGNSPLLVVNEDSGEISIGAKIDREQLCQKNLNCSIEFDVITLPTEHLQLFHIEVEVLDINDNSPQFSRPLIPIEISESAAVGTRIPLDSAFDPDVGENSLHTYSLSANDFFNIEVQTRTDGAKYAELIVVRELDRELKSSYELQLTASDMGVPQRSGSSILKISISDSNDNSPAFEQQSYIIQLLENSPIGTLLLDLNATDPDEGANGKIVYSFSSHVSPKIIETFKIDSERGHLTLFKPVDYEITKSYEIDVQAQDLGPNSIPAHCKIIIKVVDVNDNKPEININLMSPGKEEISYIFEGDPIDTFVALVRVQDKDSGLNGEIVCRLHGHGHFKLQKTYENNYLILTNATLDREKRSEYSLTVIAEDKGTPSLSTVKHFTVQINDVNDNPPHFQRSRYEFAISENNSPGAYITTVTATDPDLGENGQVTYTILESFILGSSITTYVTIDPSNGAIYALRIFDHEEVSQITFVVEARDGGSPKQLVSNTTVVLTIIDENDNIPVVIGPALRNNTAEISIPKGAESGFHVTRIRAMDRDSGVNAELSCSIVAGNEENIFVVDPRSCDIHTNVSMESVPYTEWELSVVIQDKGNPQLHTKVLLKCMIFEYAESVTSTAMTSVSQASLDVSMIIIISLGAICAVLLVIMVLFATRCNREKKDTRSYNCRVAESTYQHHPKRPSRQIHKGDITLVPTVNGTLPIRSHHRPSPSSSPTLERGQMGSRQSHNSHQSLNSLVTISSNHVPENFSLELTHATPAVEQVSQLLSMLHQGQYQPRPSFRGNKYSRSYRYALQDMDKFSLKDSGRGDSEAGDSDYDLGRDSPIDRLLGEGFSDLFLTDGRIPAGVTCSFRGKNSQHSPSSNIRIRVSRMTPSR is encoded by the exons ATGTACCAAATGAATGCTAAAATGCACTTTAGATTTGTTTTTGCACTCCTGGTGGTATCTTTCAACTCCGATGTACTGGGCAAGAATTTGAAATACAGGATTTACGAGGAGCAGAGGGTTGGATCGGTAATTGCAAGACTATCAGAGGATGTGGCTGATGTTTTAGTTAAGCTACCTAATCCTTCTACCGTTCGCTTCCGAGCCATGCAAAGGGGAAATTCTCCTCTACTCGTGGTCAACGAAGATAGCGGGGAAATCAGCATAGGGGCAAAAATTGACCGCGAACAACTATGCCAGAAAAACTTGAACTGTTCCATAGAGTTTGATGTGATCACTCTACCCACTGAGCATCTGCAGCTTTTCCATATTGAAGTTGAAGTGCTGGATATTAATGACAATTCTCCCCAGTTTTCAAGACCTCTCATACCGATTGAGATATCAGAGAGTGCAGCAGTTGGGACTCGTATCCCTTTGGACAGTGCATTTGATCCGGATGTTGGGGAAAACTCCCTCCACACGTACTCTCTCTCTGCCAATGATTTCTTTAATATAGAGGTTCAGACTAGGACGGATGGAGCGAAGTATGCAGAACTCATAGTGGTTAGAGAGCTGGATCGGGAGCTGAAGTCGAGCTATGAGCTTCAGCTCACCGCCTCGGACATGGGGGTGCCTCAGAGGTCTGGCTCATCCATACTAAAAATCAGCATTTCAGACTCTAATGACAACAGCCCCGCTTTTGAGCAGCAGTCTTATATAATACAGCTCTTAGAAAACTCCCCCATTGGCACTTTGCTGCTAGATCTGAATGCCACTGATCCAGATGAGGGCGCTAATGGGAAAATTGTCTATTCCTTCAGCAGTCATGTGTCTCCCAAAATTATAGAGACTTTTAAGATTGATTCAGAAAGAGGACATTTGACTCTTTTCAAGCCAGTGGATTATGAAATCACCAAATCCTATGAGATCGATGTTCAGGCTCAGGATTTGGGTCCAAATTCAATCCCAGCTCATTGCAAAATTATAATTAAGGTTGTGGATGTTAATGACAATaaacctgaaattaacataaacCTCATGTCccctggaaaagaagaaatatcttatatttttgaAGGGGATCCTATTGACACATTTGTTGCCTTGGTCAGGGTTCAGGACAAGGATTCTGGGCTGAATGGAGAAATAGTTTGTAGGCTTCATGGACATGGTCACTTTAAACTTCAGAAGACTtatgaaaacaattatttaatcTTGACAAATGCCACGCTGGATAGAGAAAAGAGGTCTGAATACAGTTTGACTGTAATCGCTGAGGACAAGGGGACACCCAGTCTCTCAACAGTAAAACATTTTACTGTTCAAATCAATGATGTAAATGACAATCCACCCCACTTCCAGAGAAGTCGATACGAATTTGCAATCTCAGAGAATAACTCGCCAGGGGCATATATCACCACTGTTACAGCCACAGAtcctgatcttggagaaaatGGGCAAGTTACATATACCATTTTGGAGAGTTTTATCCTGGGAAGTTCCATAACTACATATGTAACCATTGACCCATCTAATGGCGCCATCTATGCCCTCAGAATCTTTGATCACGAGGAAGTGAGTCAGATCACTTTTGTGGTCGAAGCAAGAGATGGTGGAAGTCCAAAGCAACTCGTAAGCAATACCACAGTTGTGCTCACCATCATTGACGAAAATGACAACATCCCTGTGGTTATAGGACCGGCACTGCGCAATAATACCGCAGAAATCTCCATCCCCAAAGGGGCTGAAAGCGGCTTTCATGTCACAAGAATAAGGGCAATGGACAGAGACTCTGGTGTGAATGCTGAACTCAGCTGCTCCATAGTAGCAGGTAATGAGGAGAATATCTTTGTAGTTGATCCACGATCATGTGACATCCATACCAACGTCAGCATGGAATCTGTTCCCTACACAGAATGGGAGCTCTCAGTTGTCATCCAGGACAAAGGCAATCCTCAGCTGCATACCAAAGTCCTTCTGAAGTGTATGATCTTTGAATATGCAGAGTCAGTGACAAGTACAGCAATGACCTCAGTAAGCCAGGCATCCTTGGATGTCTCCATGattataattatttccttaggagcAATTTGTGCAGTGTTGTTGGTTATTATGGTGCTGTTTGCAACTAGGTGTAACCGAGAAAAGAAAGACACTAGATCCTACAACTGCAGGGTAGCGGAATCAACTTACCAGCATCACCCAAAAAGACCCTCCAGGCAGATCCACAAAGGGGACATCACATTGGTGCCTACCGTCAACGGCACTCTGCCCATCAGATCTCATCACAGACCGTCTCCTTCTTCATCTCCTACCTTAGAAAGAGGGCAAATGGGCAGCCGGCAGAGTCACAACAGTCACCAGTCCCTCAACAGTTTGGTGACAATCTCATCGAACCACGTGCCAGAGAATTTCTCATTAGAACTCACCCATGCCACCCCTGCTGTTGAG CAGGTCTCCCAGCTTCTTTCAATGCTTCACCAGGGACAATATCAACCAAGGCCAAGTTTTCGAGGAAACAAATATTCCAGGAGCTATAG ATATGCCCTTCAAGACATGGACAAATTTAGCTTGAAAGACAGTGGCCGTGGTGACAGTGAAGCAGGAGACAGTGATTATGATTTGGGGCGAGATTCTCCAATAGACAGGTTGCTGGGCGAAGGATTCAGCGACCTGTTTCTTACAGATGGAAGAATTCCAGCAG